One Candidatus Effluviviaceae Genus V sp. genomic window carries:
- a CDS encoding tetratricopeptide repeat protein, whose product MSLMKGALALIALVAIVALSGCGADPAFTSGKVYLADKNYEDAIEQLTLAIENAPDNWEPRMYLGSAYAETGELEMAHDELFQALELAPDEGAESQVENMISYYWQQHNKQGMQYVDAAKYDEAIKEYEKAITIDPRKPDALTGLGVAYQSLGEYDEAIEYFEMAYESAPENETIQENLLTVYDNKARSLGSASQYEEAISYYEQIQEIAPDYPELDFNIGYMHYQMRDYATAIDYYEDYLVENPEDEDVLRMTYYAHFQMGESLWETDQMAATEHYEEAIGALNRLVAIEDDVSYHRTLAKIYNTLGREEEAMLEVEQMRMLLEQQNQ is encoded by the coding sequence ATGTCCTTGATGAAGGGTGCTCTGGCGCTCATTGCACTGGTCGCGATCGTCGCGCTCTCGGGGTGCGGCGCGGACCCGGCGTTCACGAGCGGCAAAGTCTATCTCGCCGACAAGAACTACGAAGATGCCATCGAGCAGCTCACGCTCGCCATCGAGAACGCGCCCGACAACTGGGAGCCTCGCATGTATCTCGGCAGCGCTTACGCCGAGACCGGCGAGCTGGAGATGGCGCACGACGAGCTCTTCCAGGCGCTTGAGCTGGCGCCGGACGAGGGAGCGGAGTCCCAGGTCGAGAACATGATCAGCTACTACTGGCAGCAGCACAACAAGCAGGGCATGCAGTACGTCGACGCGGCGAAGTACGATGAGGCCATCAAGGAATACGAGAAGGCCATCACGATCGACCCCCGCAAGCCCGACGCTCTGACAGGACTCGGTGTTGCGTACCAGTCTCTCGGTGAGTACGACGAGGCGATCGAGTACTTCGAGATGGCCTATGAGTCGGCGCCCGAGAACGAGACGATCCAGGAGAACCTCCTGACCGTCTACGACAACAAGGCGCGCAGCCTCGGTTCGGCGAGTCAGTACGAGGAGGCGATCTCCTACTACGAGCAGATCCAGGAGATCGCGCCGGACTACCCGGAACTCGACTTCAATATCGGCTACATGCACTACCAGATGCGCGACTACGCGACGGCCATCGACTACTACGAGGACTACCTCGTTGAGAACCCGGAGGACGAGGACGTGCTCCGGATGACGTACTACGCGCACTTCCAGATGGGCGAGAGCCTCTGGGAGACCGATCAGATGGCCGCGACCGAGCATTACGAGGAAGCGATCGGCGCTCTCAACCGTCTCGTGGCTATCGAGGACGACGTCAGCTACCACCGCACCCTCGCGAAGATCTACAACACCCTCGGCCGCGAGGAAGAGGCGATGCTCGAGGTCGAGCAGATGCGGATGCTCCTCGAGCAGCAGAACCAGTAG